TGGTACTGGCGCCGGACAGTCCCCAGTCCGGCAAGGGACATGCCATTACACTGGGTTTTCCGCTGCGGATGAACCAGGTGGATATCTTCGAAGGCATTGAAGCCTGGACCTGCTCCGGTACACCCGTGGATTGCGTAAAACTGGCGAGGGACAAGATACTGGACCGCGCACCGGATATCTGCGTGAGCGGGATCAACCATGGCGCCAATCATTCCATCAACATCATATACTCCGGCACCATGTCCGCCGCCATGGAAGCAGCGATAGAAGGCATTCCTTCCGTCGGGTTCTCCTATCTGAACTATGATTATGATGCGGACCTGGCCATCTGCCGCGAAGTAGCGCATACCGTCACTAAAAAAATGCTGCATACGGACCTGCCGAAACATACGCTTTTCAATGTGAATATACCGGATGTGGACAGGGAAGACTACAAGGGCATCCGCATCACCCGCCAGGCCAATGCCAAATGGGTGGAGGAATTCGATGAACGGCGGGACCCTCACGGCAAAAAATACTACTGGCTCACCGGCGAGTTCAAGAACCAGGACCCCGGAGAAGATACGGACGTTTGGGCGCTGGAGAACGGTTATACCTCACTGGTACCCGTTCAGTTTGATCTTACGGACTACAGGCTGATGAAAACACTGGAAGCGGAATGGCGCTTCTGATACTATAATCCTATGAATATGCTCAAACAAGACAAATTATCATTGGGTATTCTGCTGGGCCTGCTGGCGCCGGTAGCCGCCTTGTTTATTTACTACCTGGTCACCTTCATGCCCCGGAGCCAAAGCCTGTCCGATTTTTTTACCATGCTCAAACAGAACCGCCATCTGCTGCCGAAGCTCATCAGCATTTGCCTGCTGGCCAATGGTGTAGTATTCTATCTTTATACCCGCAAACGCCGGGACCAGACCGCCAGGGGCATTTTCCTGATCACGATGTTATACGCAATCGTTATCTTGCTGCTGAAAATCATCCGGTAAAACAGCCGTTGAACACCGGGTGCCAAACGATGAATGGCTGCAGATGGAGCCTGCATGCAGGATGAATATTCAATCATCAAAGGCGCTATCTGGCCCGTAAAAGATAAACAGGAACGGATGAAGTATTATATCATAGCCGGTGAAGCCTCCGGAGACCTGCATGGCAGCAACCTCGTCAAACAGATCCGGTTGCAGGATACCAGTGCCGATATCCGTTGCTGGGGTGGCGACCTGATGGAGCAGGCAGGCGCCGAAGTGGTGAAACATTACCGTGAACTGGCTTTCATGGGCTTTGTGGAAGTGATCATGAACCTGCGCACCATCTTTTCGAACCTCGACTTCTGCAAAAAAGATATCCTGCAATACAAACCTGACGTACTGGTACTGATAGACTATCCCGGCTTCAATCTCCGTATAGCCGAATGGGCAAAACTGCAGGGCCTGAAAGTGGTGTACTACATCAGCCCGCAGGTATGGGCCTGGAAGGAAGGCCGTGTAAAGAAGATCAGGGAAACGGTAGATAAAATGCTGGTGATCCTGCCCTTTGAAAAGGCATTTTACCGCAAATGGGATTTCGAAGTGGAGTATGTGGGCCATCCGCTGATAGAGGCCGTAAAGGCCGAACAGGAAGCGCCGCCTGCCCCGCATTTCTCCGAAAAACCGGTGATTGCGCTATTGCCCGGCAGCCGGCAGCAGGAAGTGAAGAAAAAACTGCCCGTCATGCTGTCCATGGCGCGGTATTACCCGGAATACCAGTTCATCATGGCACAGGCCCCCAGCCTGGAAGACAGCTTCATACAGGGATTCACGAACGCCTATCCCAATGTGTCCGTTGTAAAAGGGCAAACCTATCAATTGTTGTTGCAGGCCTCCGCTGCATTGGTAACCTCCGGCACGGCCACGCTGGAAACCGCCCTTTTTGGCGTACCGGAAGTGGTTTGCTACAAAGGAAGCCCCGTGTCCTACTTCTTCGCCAAATACCTCATCAAAGTAAAATACATCTCCCTCGTTAACCTCATCATGGATAAACCCGTGGTGAAAGAACTGATCCAGCAAGACCTGACGGAAGAGAACCTCCTGAAAGAGCTGACGCTCATCCTGAAAGACAATGCCCGCAGACAGCAGATGAAAGCGGACTACGCCACATTGTGGACGCTCCTGGGAGACGGCACCGCCTCCCGGAAGGCTGCCGAAGCCATCGTTGGCATGGTGAAGGGCTAATGCCGGAACAGCCTGATCAGCATAACGATCAGTGCGATCAGGAACAGGATAATGGAGATGCGGTTCATGCCATGCATGAGCTTCGTATTGGTATTCTTCACTTCGGAAGGATCGCGTTTCCTGATATACAGATATTGCAAAATCTGCCGCCAGATGCTTTTCATGGCACAAATATCCGTTATTTTTACGCGCTATGAGAAATTTACTAAGCAGCCTTTTGCTGGCTATGCTCGCCATGCCGGCTTTTGCGCAGGAAGTCAGCACAGAACTGTCCGCCTGGGAATTCCGCCGGACGGATGAAAATATCTGGCGTTCCGCTACCGTGCCGGGAACCGTGCATACAGACCTGCTTTTTCACAAACTGATCCCCGATCCCTTCCGCGATGCGAATGAAAAAGGGGTGCAGTGGGTGGATAAAAAGGATTGGGAATACCGTACCCGGATTGATGTAACGCCCGCGCTGCTGCAGCATGATGCGGTAGCCCTGGCATTTGAGGGGCTGGATACTTATGCTGATGTGTATGTGAATGATGTGCTGGTGCTGAAAGCTCAGAACATGTTCGTGCGGAAGGAGATCCCGGTGAAGAAACACCTGAAAGCCGGGCAAAACAGCCTCCGCATACTGTTTCACAGTCCCATTGCGCAGGATATGCCGAAGTTCCTGGCAGACCGCCTGATCTATCCCGCCGGCAACGATGCCAGTGATATTCCGCTGAGCGTTCACGCCCGCAAAGCGCCGTACCATTATGGATGGGACTGGGGCCCGCGCCTCGTGACCAGCGGCATCTGGCGCCCTGTATATCTCCGGGCCTGGAATAAAGTGAAAATAACAGACAGCTGGATCCGGCAGCAGCAGCTCACGGACGCACAGGCCCAACTGGAAGCCGCCATCACGCTGGATGTACATAAACCGGGAACTTACCGGCTGATCGTGAAAAGTCCGCATGACGAGTTTGGGGCGGAACAGCTCAGCAAGACCCTCTCCGCCGGAAAACAACAGCTCCGACTGCCCTTTTCCATCCCTCAGCCGCAGCGCTGGTGGCCGAACGGACAGGGCGATCAGAAGCTGTATCCGGTGGAAGTGATCGTACTCAGCGGAAATGATACCCTGCAGAAAAAGCGGCAGCGCATCGGTCTCCGCACGATCGAGGTCGTGAATGAAAAGGATGCCATGGGTACCAGCTTTTACGTGAAGGTCAACGGCCGGCCGGTTTTTATGAAAGGCGCGAACTACATTCCGCAGGATAACTTCCTGCCCCGCGTGAGCCCGCAGCAGTACGAAAGGTTGTTCGATGACATGCAGGAAGCGCATTTCAACATGGTGCGCGTCTGGGGCGGCGGCATCTATGAAAACGACCGGTTTTATGAGCTGGCGGATGAAAAAGGCATCCTCGTGTGGCAGGATTTTATGTTCGCCTGTACGCTTTATCCTTCCTCGCCGGACTTTTTACAACAGGTGAAAGCCGAGGCGGAAGACAATATCACCAGGCTCCGCAATCACCCATCCCTGGCGCTCTGGTGCGGGAATAACGAGATCGCCGTGGCGATAAAGAACTGGGGCTGGAAAGATGGATATGCTTATACGGACAAACAATGGGCACAACTGCTCAAAGGATATGAGACCCTGTTCTCGCAACTGCTGCCCGATGCCGTAAAAGCCCACGACCCCGGGCGCTTCTACTTCCCCTCTTCCCCCATCAGCAACTGGGGCAGGGAGGAAGACTTCCGGCATGGCGATAACCACTACTGGGGCGTATGGCACGGTATGGAATGGTTCGAAGCCTTTGCCACCCACGTTCCCCGCTTCATGAGCGAATACGGCTTCCAGTCGTTCCCCGATATACAGACCGTGCGCAGGTATGCGGACTCCAGCCAGTGGGACATCCATTCCTACGTCATGCAGGCACACCAGAAAAGCTTCACGAGAGGAAATGCCGCCATCAAAACGTATATGGACCATTACTATAAAGCGCCGAAGGACTTCCCCGCATTCCTCTATCTCAGCCAGGTATTGCAGGCCGAAGGCATGAAGATCGGGATGGAAGCGCACCGCCGTGCCATGCCTTTCTGTATGGGCACCCTGTACTGGCAGCTGAACGATTGCTGGCCCGGGGCCTCCTGGAGCGGGATCGACTATTTCGGCCGGTGGAAAGCCATGCATTACTTCGTAAAGAAAGCCTACAACCCCGTGCTGATCAGCCATTCAAAGGAAAGCGGGAGAGTGTTGACGCATGTGGTCAGCGATCTGCCGGAAGAAGAGACGGCCATGCTGCATCTTCAGCTGATGGATATGTACGGAAAGGAGATATGGAACGAACAGGTGCTGGTGCGCACAAAAGCCGGCGGTAGCGAAATGGTGCACAGCATCCCCGTCACCGATATCCTGAAAGGGGCGGACAGCACCGGGGTAATATTGTATTCCAAACTGGTAAAGAACAATAAGCTATTGTCCTCGAATGTGTTTTACTACTTTGCTGCACCCCCGGTTGCTGCAGTTGCCCAAAGCCGCCATTGCCGCAGATGTACAGGAGATAAACGGGAAGATGAAGGTACGCCTCCGCTCGGCCGCACTGGCCAGGAACGTGTACCTCTCGCTGGAAACGGACGATCAGTCCCGCTTCTCCGATAACTACTTCGATCTGCTGCCAGGGCAGGAACAAGTGGTGGACGTCAGCACTAAAATGACCAGGGAACAGGTAAAGGAACAATTACGCATCATGCACCTCGCCAATGCGTGTATAGATAGTGAATAATGAAATGCCCCGGAGGATATTTTACCGTGGCGCTGACTAATCAAAAAAACATACAGAGATGAAGCAATTTTTTTTGGCAGGATGCCTGCTGGCAAGCCTCGCAGGATATGCGCAGGAAGAGCAGCCTTATGTGAAAGAGAAAGATCCGCTGGTGCTGCAGAAGCTGGATGAGTGGCAGGACTGGAAATTCGGACTGATGATGCACTGGGGCACCTACTCCCAGTGGGGCATCGTGGAATCCTGGAGCCTCTGTCCGGAAGACGAAGGCTGGACGCAACGGAAACCCGACGGCATTCCCTATTACGAATACGTGCAGCAGTATGAAGCCCTCGCCAATACCTTCAATCCTGTAAAGTTCGATCCCGCCAAATGGGCCACAGCCGCAAAAAAGGCCGGCATGCGCTATATGGTGTTCACCACCAAGCATCACGACGGGTTCAATATGTTCGATACAAAACAGTCGGAATACCGCATTACGGCACCGAACGTCCCTTTCAGCAAAGATCCCCGCGCGGATGTGACCAAAGAAGTGTTTAACGCATTCCGGAAAGAAGGTATTCACATCGGCGCCTATTTTTCCAAGCCGGACTGGAATACAGATTCCTATTGGTGGCCATACTTCCCGCCAAAAGACCGCAATGTGAACTATGAGATCAGCAAATACCCCGAACGCTGGAAGCAGTTTCAGCAGTTCACCTACAAACAGATCGAAGAGCTGATGACCGGCTACGGAAAGGTGGAGATACTCTGGCTGGACGGCGGATGGGTACGCCCGCTGAACATGCATTCCAAAGAATCCCTGTCATGGAACAAAACGCCCGCGCAGGACCAGGACATCAACATGCCCGCCATCACCGCCATGGCCCGCCAGCATCAGCCCGGCCTCATTGTGGTAGACCGCAGTGTGCATGGCCCTTACGAGAATTACCGCACTCCCGAGCAGCAGATACCGGACAAACCGCTCGACTATCCCTGGGAAACCTGCATGACCATGGCCGGTTCCTGGTCATACGTGCCGGACGACCGGTATAAGCCCGTGAACACGATCATTCATAACCTGGTGGACATTGTAGCCAAGGGCGGCAACTACCTGCTGAACATCGGCCCCGGTCCTGATGGCACCTGGCATGACGAAGCTTACCGCAAGCTGGACAGCATCGGTCAGTGGATGGCGGCAAACGGCGACGCCATTTACGGCACCCGCTCCATTGCGCCTTACAAGGATGGCAAAGTATGTTTTACGCAGAAGAAAGACGGCACCATTTACGCGATCTGTTTGCTGGATGAAGGCGAACAGTTGCCAGCGGTTATCCGCTTTGCAGGTATTATGCCGGCAAGCGGCGCGAAGATGGAGCTGCTGGGTGTGAAGGGGAAAGTATCCTGGAAGAAAGCAGGGAACGGGGTGGAGGTGAAGGTGCCGGAATCTGCCCGGAAGAAGAATTTAAGGCACGCGATCGCGATAAAGATCAAATAAATGGAGGGGGAACGCCCCCTTCGTTTTTAGAAGCCCGCTGAAATACCTGTAGTAATGATGATGAAAGGATAATAATCGGTTGGTTCAAGCACACTTGATATACATCCCTGCAATTGGAAGTGCCATTTGAAATGGGGTGTGCCCACCCGCAGCGTGAATGCCGGTTCATACAAAAAAGTGGGGCTGCTGGCAGCCTTCTTCATTTCGGGAAGATAGGTTATCTGGTAGGACCTGGAATGGTTTATATATGTCTGTGACACCTGGCTGCCTATGTAGGGCCTTGCGTAACCAAGAAACGTGAAGCGCGGTGTAAAAGTGAGCTCCACTCTTTTATGCACCATGCCAATACCAGGCTGGATAAAAAATTTCCGGAACCTGGTGCGTACGGTATGGTCATAGCGGGTCCCTTTTGCACTGTCGCTATAATATGCCTCTTCAACCATTCTGAACCCGCCAGCACCGTAGCCTGCATACAGGTCCAGCACCACGGGTGGCCTGGTCTTGTGAGAGAATTTTTTAAAAACACCAACCCCAGCTTCTGCGACCCCGCCCAGCGGTCTTGTAAAATGCCCCATACGCCCGGTACCTTTTCCGCCAAATCTTTCCCAGGTGTATTGCCCGTTAACCATCACCGCAAATTTGTCCGTGATGGCATAAGCCCCGTGCCAGCTGGAGGGCGTGACATTTATTTTAAACTGTTGCTTTTCATGCAGCAACGGCGCATTTACCTGGTTTGGTATATAAATGTTGCGGGAACAGGAGATGCAGCCTGTCACGCAGACAAGCAACATCCAGGGATAACGTATTTTCATTGGTGTGCATTTACAGGGTCGCTAATGAAGCGGATGGCCCCCTGGAAATGTTACATCACTACTTCTTCGCATCCTGCACCCACTGCCCGAAGTTCAGTGAAATGCCGGTGCTGAAAGAGACCGGCTGGAAAAAATCTCCCACCTGGTAGCCGCTGTAAGTTTCGTCATTGATCGGAACGGAGATCAGCAGCTGGCCATGCCATTTTATATACCGGTAACCCGCGCGTACGGTGAAGGTAGGCTCAAAGAAAGGCATCGCTTTGTCTCCCAGCTTCAAAAAGTTCTCGCGGCGGACGTCATCATTCTCGAAAACCTTGCTGCCCATGGTCTGATCGTAAAAGCGCACTACGGAAATGCGGGTGGAGAAAGCAGCCTCCACTACTTTGTGCGAGAAACCGAAAGTGGGCTGTATGAAGAATTTGTGGAATTTCGTGCGAAGCTGGTAATTGGTGTTCCCGCGGATGCTGTCCGCCGAAAATTCATTATCCAGTGTTTTGAAAGAGCCGTTGCCGTAACCGGCATACACATCGAATATCGCTCGCTGGCGGGAATCCACGGCTTT
This genomic stretch from Chitinophaga sp. XS-30 harbors:
- a CDS encoding alpha-L-fucosidase produces the protein MKQFFLAGCLLASLAGYAQEEQPYVKEKDPLVLQKLDEWQDWKFGLMMHWGTYSQWGIVESWSLCPEDEGWTQRKPDGIPYYEYVQQYEALANTFNPVKFDPAKWATAAKKAGMRYMVFTTKHHDGFNMFDTKQSEYRITAPNVPFSKDPRADVTKEVFNAFRKEGIHIGAYFSKPDWNTDSYWWPYFPPKDRNVNYEISKYPERWKQFQQFTYKQIEELMTGYGKVEILWLDGGWVRPLNMHSKESLSWNKTPAQDQDINMPAITAMARQHQPGLIVVDRSVHGPYENYRTPEQQIPDKPLDYPWETCMTMAGSWSYVPDDRYKPVNTIIHNLVDIVAKGGNYLLNIGPGPDGTWHDEAYRKLDSIGQWMAANGDAIYGTRSIAPYKDGKVCFTQKKDGTIYAICLLDEGEQLPAVIRFAGIMPASGAKMELLGVKGKVSWKKAGNGVEVKVPESARKKNLRHAIAIKIK
- a CDS encoding glycoside hydrolase family 2 protein: MKVRLRSAALARNVYLSLETDDQSRFSDNYFDLLPGQEQVVDVSTKMTREQVKEQLRIMHLANACIDSE
- the lpxB gene encoding lipid-A-disaccharide synthase, which gives rise to MAADGACMQDEYSIIKGAIWPVKDKQERMKYYIIAGEASGDLHGSNLVKQIRLQDTSADIRCWGGDLMEQAGAEVVKHYRELAFMGFVEVIMNLRTIFSNLDFCKKDILQYKPDVLVLIDYPGFNLRIAEWAKLQGLKVVYYISPQVWAWKEGRVKKIRETVDKMLVILPFEKAFYRKWDFEVEYVGHPLIEAVKAEQEAPPAPHFSEKPVIALLPGSRQQEVKKKLPVMLSMARYYPEYQFIMAQAPSLEDSFIQGFTNAYPNVSVVKGQTYQLLLQASAALVTSGTATLETALFGVPEVVCYKGSPVSYFFAKYLIKVKYISLVNLIMDKPVVKELIQQDLTEENLLKELTLILKDNARRQQMKADYATLWTLLGDGTASRKAAEAIVGMVKG
- a CDS encoding glycoside hydrolase family 2 protein yields the protein MRNLLSSLLLAMLAMPAFAQEVSTELSAWEFRRTDENIWRSATVPGTVHTDLLFHKLIPDPFRDANEKGVQWVDKKDWEYRTRIDVTPALLQHDAVALAFEGLDTYADVYVNDVLVLKAQNMFVRKEIPVKKHLKAGQNSLRILFHSPIAQDMPKFLADRLIYPAGNDASDIPLSVHARKAPYHYGWDWGPRLVTSGIWRPVYLRAWNKVKITDSWIRQQQLTDAQAQLEAAITLDVHKPGTYRLIVKSPHDEFGAEQLSKTLSAGKQQLRLPFSIPQPQRWWPNGQGDQKLYPVEVIVLSGNDTLQKKRQRIGLRTIEVVNEKDAMGTSFYVKVNGRPVFMKGANYIPQDNFLPRVSPQQYERLFDDMQEAHFNMVRVWGGGIYENDRFYELADEKGILVWQDFMFACTLYPSSPDFLQQVKAEAEDNITRLRNHPSLALWCGNNEIAVAIKNWGWKDGYAYTDKQWAQLLKGYETLFSQLLPDAVKAHDPGRFYFPSSPISNWGREEDFRHGDNHYWGVWHGMEWFEAFATHVPRFMSEYGFQSFPDIQTVRRYADSSQWDIHSYVMQAHQKSFTRGNAAIKTYMDHYYKAPKDFPAFLYLSQVLQAEGMKIGMEAHRRAMPFCMGTLYWQLNDCWPGASWSGIDYFGRWKAMHYFVKKAYNPVLISHSKESGRVLTHVVSDLPEEETAMLHLQLMDMYGKEIWNEQVLVRTKAGGSEMVHSIPVTDILKGADSTGVILYSKLVKNNKLLSSNVFYYFAAPPVAAVAQSRHCRRCTGDKREDEGTPPLGRTGQERVPLAGNGRSVPLLR
- the surE gene encoding 5'/3'-nucleotidase SurE, with product MKKEKLILVTNDDGITSPGIRTLIEAVKPLGKVVVLAPDSPQSGKGHAITLGFPLRMNQVDIFEGIEAWTCSGTPVDCVKLARDKILDRAPDICVSGINHGANHSINIIYSGTMSAAMEAAIEGIPSVGFSYLNYDYDADLAICREVAHTVTKKMLHTDLPKHTLFNVNIPDVDREDYKGIRITRQANAKWVEEFDERRDPHGKKYYWLTGEFKNQDPGEDTDVWALENGYTSLVPVQFDLTDYRLMKTLEAEWRF
- a CDS encoding DUF6728 family protein; this translates as MKSIWRQILQYLYIRKRDPSEVKNTNTKLMHGMNRISIILFLIALIVMLIRLFRH